Proteins encoded together in one Amblyomma americanum isolate KBUSLIRL-KWMA chromosome 1, ASM5285725v1, whole genome shotgun sequence window:
- the LOC144112806 gene encoding isoinhibitor K-like isoform X2, which translates to MKSLVCLLLISLSLVCHAAHKKACNLKKDPGNCEDASTKWYYDSKTNACKLFVYGGCDGNDNRFDTEAKCKAECVHPRKTTSG; encoded by the exons ATGAAGTCCCTGGTCTGCCTGCTCCTCATCTCCCTTTCACTCGTGT GCCATGCAGCGCACAAGAAAGCTTGCAACCTGAAGAAGGACCCCGGCAACTGCGAGGACGCCTCCACCAAATGGTACTACGACAGCAAGACCAACGCGTGCAAGCTGTTCGTGTACGGCGGATGCGACGGCAACGACAACCGCTTCGACACAGAGGCCAAGTGCAAGGCGGAATGCGTGC